The proteins below are encoded in one region of Pyxidicoccus trucidator:
- the modC gene encoding molybdenum ABC transporter ATP-binding protein, which produces MSLVLSIRLPLARFTLEVETRLAGASVAVMGRSGSGKTSLLEVLAGLRRGARGRVEVGGRVLLDSAAGVDVPPEARRMGYVPQDALLFPHLTVGQNVRFGARKGRASRADEAIALLELAPLLSRYPATLSGGEKQRVALARALATDPALLLLDEPLAALDLALKERVLPYLLRVRDEARVPMLYVTHQLGEARVLAHEALLLDEGRVRAVGAASQVLGPTARGLLAAEGEGEENILEGMLERPEAGGLRLRVAEGLALWVPDAPELSAGTRAAYAVPSEDVLLSMGPLSGVSARNVLEGTVLGVESAAEGEAAATVDVAGVGWVVRLTATSVRELGVAPGVRVYLAVKSAACRRLR; this is translated from the coding sequence GTGAGCCTGGTCCTGTCCATCCGGCTGCCGCTGGCGCGCTTCACGCTGGAGGTGGAGACGCGTCTCGCTGGCGCCTCCGTGGCGGTGATGGGGCGCTCGGGCTCGGGGAAGACGTCGCTGCTGGAGGTGCTCGCGGGACTCAGGCGCGGAGCAAGGGGCCGCGTGGAGGTCGGCGGGCGCGTGCTGCTCGACAGCGCGGCGGGCGTGGACGTGCCGCCGGAGGCGCGGCGCATGGGCTACGTGCCGCAGGACGCGCTGCTCTTCCCGCACCTCACCGTGGGACAGAACGTGCGCTTCGGAGCGCGCAAGGGACGGGCCTCGCGAGCGGACGAGGCCATTGCCCTCCTGGAGCTGGCGCCGCTGCTGAGCCGCTATCCCGCGACGCTCTCCGGAGGCGAGAAGCAGCGCGTGGCCCTGGCGCGCGCGCTGGCCACGGACCCGGCGTTGCTGCTGCTGGACGAACCGCTGGCCGCCCTGGACCTGGCGCTGAAGGAGCGGGTGCTGCCGTACCTGCTGCGGGTGCGCGACGAGGCCCGCGTGCCGATGCTGTACGTGACGCACCAGCTCGGAGAAGCGCGAGTCCTGGCCCACGAAGCGCTGCTGCTGGACGAGGGCCGGGTCCGCGCGGTGGGCGCCGCCTCCCAGGTGCTGGGCCCGACGGCACGCGGGCTCCTCGCGGCGGAAGGGGAGGGCGAGGAGAACATCCTGGAGGGCATGCTGGAGCGTCCGGAAGCCGGGGGCCTGCGGCTGCGGGTGGCGGAAGGGCTGGCGCTCTGGGTGCCGGACGCGCCGGAGCTGTCGGCGGGCACGCGCGCGGCGTACGCGGTGCCGTCCGAGGACGTGCTGCTCTCCATGGGCCCGCTGTCCGGCGTGTCCGCGCGCAACGTGCTGGAGGGCACGGTGCTCGGAGTGGAGTCCGCGGCGGAGGGAGAGGCCGCCGCCACCGTGGACGTCGCGGGTGTGGGCTGGGTGGTGCGGCTCACCGCCACGTCCGTGCGTGAGCTGGGCGTGGCCCCGGGCGTGCGCGTGTACCTCGCGGTGAAGTCCGCCGCGTGCCGCCGGCTGCGCTGA
- a CDS encoding MarR family winged helix-turn-helix transcriptional regulator yields MSRNIHKEEEDVSADVLKLQQLLLALGRRRSLRDPIASTCEQLQFTPPQVHALLWLGQDGALTMGELARRLGVTEKTVTGVVDRLEREGHLMRERSVSDRRVVRCRLTPDGQATFQKLERFMNQGMGQLLGVLDTSDRKALFRILEKLLRRIDTLQPATPASRERSA; encoded by the coding sequence GTGTCGCGGAATATCCACAAAGAGGAAGAAGACGTCTCGGCGGACGTGCTGAAGCTCCAGCAGCTGCTGCTCGCGCTGGGCCGGCGTCGTTCGCTCCGTGACCCCATCGCGAGCACGTGCGAGCAGCTCCAGTTCACGCCGCCGCAGGTGCATGCCCTGCTGTGGCTCGGGCAGGACGGCGCGCTCACCATGGGCGAGCTCGCCCGACGACTCGGCGTCACGGAGAAGACCGTCACCGGGGTGGTGGACCGACTGGAGCGCGAGGGCCACCTCATGCGCGAGCGCAGCGTGTCCGACCGCCGCGTCGTCCGCTGTCGCCTCACGCCCGACGGTCAGGCGACCTTCCAGAAGCTCGAGCGCTTCATGAACCAGGGCATGGGTCAGCTCCTCGGCGTCCTCGATACCAGCGACCGCAAGGCCCTCTTCCGCATCCTGGAGAAGCTCCTGCGCCGCATCGACACGCTGCAGCCCGCGACTCCCGCCTCGCGCGAGCGCTCCGCCTGA
- the modB gene encoding molybdate ABC transporter permease subunit, translated as MEGTAGLVLFTVTVAAVATLLILPPGVAVAYALARWDGPGKGVVETVLALPMVLPPTAVGLVLLELLARNGPLGRVLDAWGVEVVFTPKAVVLASAVMAFPLLVRSARSGFEEVDPRLVAVARTLGDSRVRAFFRVTLPLAWRGVLVGALLAFSRALGEFGATVLVAGNIPGRTQTLSLAIFHRTQLGEDAQALQLAGVAALLAFAAVYATEVVTRRRGRRVRA; from the coding sequence ATGGAAGGCACGGCGGGGCTGGTCCTCTTCACGGTGACGGTGGCGGCGGTGGCCACGCTGCTCATCCTGCCGCCCGGCGTGGCGGTGGCGTACGCGCTGGCGCGCTGGGACGGGCCGGGCAAGGGCGTGGTGGAGACGGTGCTGGCGCTGCCCATGGTGCTGCCGCCCACGGCGGTGGGCCTGGTGCTGCTGGAGCTGCTGGCGCGCAACGGGCCCCTGGGCCGCGTGCTGGACGCGTGGGGCGTGGAGGTGGTCTTCACCCCGAAGGCGGTGGTGCTGGCGAGCGCGGTGATGGCCTTCCCGCTGCTGGTGCGCTCGGCGCGCTCGGGGTTCGAGGAGGTGGACCCGAGGCTGGTGGCGGTGGCGCGCACGCTGGGGGACTCGCGGGTGCGGGCGTTCTTCCGGGTGACGTTGCCGCTGGCGTGGCGGGGCGTGCTGGTGGGGGCGCTGCTGGCGTTCTCCCGGGCGCTGGGGGAGTTCGGCGCGACGGTGCTGGTGGCGGGCAACATCCCCGGGCGCACGCAGACGCTGTCGCTGGCCATCTTCCACCGCACGCAGCTGGGCGAGGACGCGCAGGCGCTGCAACTGGCGGGCGTGGCGGCGCTGCTGGCCTTCGCGGCGGTGTACGCGACGGAGGTGGTGACACGGCGGCGGGGACGGCGGGTGCGCGCGTGA
- the modA gene encoding molybdate ABC transporter substrate-binding protein, with amino-acid sequence MRPFSLACSLLLLFTAMPADAEKALIFAAASTTNALQELGPAFTKATGHEVEFAFGASSDLARQATAGAPADAFLSADAVRLDTLERVGLVQPGTRVDLLSNRLVVVVPAEAKGALAGPGDLKAVKRLALADPAAVPAGVYAKGWLEKAGLWKALEPKVVPALDVRAALAAVESGRVDAGVVYATDAAQSKKVRVAFAVPDTDAPRIVYPVAALAKGKAPEAGRAFVRFLQTEGARKVFARQGFVVLGAEPRVP; translated from the coding sequence ATGCGTCCCTTCTCCCTCGCCTGCTCTCTTCTTCTTCTGTTCACGGCCATGCCCGCTGACGCGGAGAAGGCGCTGATATTCGCGGCGGCGAGCACCACGAACGCCCTCCAGGAGCTGGGGCCGGCCTTCACGAAGGCCACGGGCCACGAGGTGGAGTTCGCCTTCGGAGCCTCCAGTGACCTGGCCCGGCAGGCGACGGCGGGGGCTCCGGCGGATGCCTTCCTCTCCGCGGACGCCGTCCGCCTGGACACCCTGGAGCGGGTGGGGCTGGTGCAACCCGGCACCCGGGTGGACCTGCTCTCGAACCGGCTGGTGGTGGTGGTGCCGGCGGAGGCGAAGGGGGCGCTGGCGGGGCCGGGGGACCTGAAGGCGGTGAAGCGGCTGGCGCTGGCGGACCCGGCGGCGGTGCCCGCGGGGGTGTACGCGAAGGGCTGGCTGGAGAAGGCGGGGCTGTGGAAGGCGCTGGAGCCGAAGGTGGTGCCGGCGCTGGACGTGCGCGCCGCGCTGGCGGCGGTGGAGTCGGGGCGGGTGGACGCGGGCGTGGTGTACGCGACGGACGCGGCGCAGTCGAAGAAGGTGCGGGTGGCGTTCGCGGTGCCGGACACGGACGCGCCGCGCATCGTCTACCCGGTGGCGGCGCTGGCGAAGGGGAAGGCGCCGGAAGCAGGGCGGGCCTTCGTGCGCTTCCTCCAGACGGAGGGCGCGCGCAAGGTCTTCGCGAGGCAGGGCTTCGTCGTGCTCGGGGCGGAGCCGCGCGTCCCGTGA